aaagaagGGCGATAAAAAAGAGCTTAATTATGGAAGATCAAAGTTAGCTATTTCTAGAACCAAATCACTTAAAGTAAAAAGAGGTGGTACTATAAGTTTTCCaccaaaaaattataatttatttcaaaaaaaaaaaagcattttgaataaacaaaaatctATGATTGAAacacaatttaaaaaacaaaacacTATGTCgttaaaaagaaaaaaaacattatcCAAATTAAATCCTACAAAGCAAccatataaaattttcttaaacaaaaaaaaagttatatgCACACAAAAAAGTCTTCATGGATTAgataataagaaaaataaaaatttggaacccaattctaaaaaaatgctTTCAAGATCAAAAACAAAGGTTTATGTTGATAATGATACGAAAGTTTTCAAAAAAGTTGACGTTAAAATggtttcaaaaaatatattcaatcCAAACTTATCTATAGAAAGttacaataataatgaaactgataataaaaaaggagaCACTGCTGTTTCTCAAAATACATTGAATGATGAATTAGACAATAATTTGAATAAGGTTGATAGTATATcgtcaaaaaataaaggagaaaatgaaattgtaaaaaaaaaactagaTAATTCTAACGCAAACAAGATGGGTAATATCTCTATGAGAAATAGGTTAGATACTAATTCCATCAGAAATAAAGtgaagaataaaaaaaaagaattatttGACAACATTATATCTTTAACTAAAAACATGAAATATCAGccattaaaaaagaaatacaACAATAAAATAGACCCAAGTGATTTGCTATCCATAGAATCTAACAATAGTTCCGATGCACATTTTTAAGAATTTGAGTTAAACgctatatattatgatttCTCGTTGAGGCGTTGGATATGGGAAAACAAATAAGGGAATAtgaaacaaattaatataacGAATGGCCcgatatataaaaaaaatgaaaatctCCATATGAAATACCTTATATGCTAGCATTTTCTTCGACTTTTTTCATGCtcaatattatacatatttattttttagtgtgtatcatttttttaatttgccAGTTTGATGCATTTTCCGATAACAAGGATATATAATAAGattaacattattttaatttatttattttttcttcttttcgTTCTCTTTTTCTCAATGTACTCGTTTTAATGAATACATCTGGTAAATGATGGCGTTTACAAATTGGCATATGATGTACTTGAAATGCATtggagaaaaaaaataagtacATGCAATAATCACATAAAATAAGTGGAATACCAAATCAATGCCCATCATATAATGATTATATGAGTCAATATAAGACATGAAGTTATTTCCTCTACAAACAATATATTAGCTATACTGTTATAAATGTCTAgctaaaattttatatactttatGATTTGTGGATATTCGTAGCTATTGATAAGACAATgttaaaacaataatatatttatttaatgttaatatttaaatagtcaaaaaatattggatataaaatataaaaattgtcaATCAAAGGTTcgataatattaaaaaagaaaatgcgtgtatgtaaatatacatattctTGAGGAAAGGCAAATAAATTCAATTATtaaacatttatatttctttttcttattttccatttgaataataattatatttttttaaacaaaataacaaataaggtacaacaaattaaaaagaaaaaacagGCCATCAtgtttacatatatatgccaAACTACTCTATAACACATGTATGGTCCACGTCATATAATgctacaaaaaaaattataacataTGAAACtgtgatatatatatttaatagaCAAATAGGGGAATATATAGGTTTTAAAAAACGCTATATCCCgcttattattatcattattttattaataattattccTTCTCAACACGCTTAGTAGTATGCCATACATCGATTTTTGtgattttgttttaatgaaggttttaaaatatacgCATATGAAATTTGCTTATGTATAAACTAGTATACAATTTTTGGTTCTCTTTTCCATAAATAAGGGACATAGTTGCGCACATAAAGCATGGGCATATGGGGagcaataaaaaatatgaagaaTATCTATATGTGTTTGAAAAGATTGTTAAGATAATCCATGGTAACTAAAGTAATCATAGCATGTGGAGCTATACGAACATAATAAGTGCCATAACTGGCATAGAAAATTGAAATTCCTccttttttgtataatttataaGAACAATCaagcatatttttataggGCATTTGATTAGTAACTGGATCaactttcattttttgcatACAAGTTTTAACAAAATCAAAAGGTAAACTCATCGTAACAGCAAAAAAACCACTGATCACACTAGCCACtaaatttgttttcatACCAACTCCTAAATAATGCTCTAAATATTCTTTTGATTGATCATATGTAGATAACATACCCAAATTTAATGACATAGCTCTAGCAATAGTTGGAACTGATCCTTTccataatgaaaatattccTTCTTCTTTTGATATTCTATATATAGCGTTAAATATACCAGTATAGTTcctttttaattcttttgGTAATGTATTATCAGCTTGAAGTCTAATTAATGATAAATCTGCTGGGTTTCCTAAAAATGCACCTATTCCTCCAGCTGCTAATGCACaaacacattttttataaaaggGCAATGGTTCACcttcattttttactatATCTGAAAAGGTACGAAATAAACCTAATCGTCCtgttgtatatattatttgtctAGTTAAACCTGCATCTAACCCTTTATATAATGAGAACACaccttcattttttataat
The DNA window shown above is from Plasmodium berghei ANKA genome assembly, chromosome: 7 and carries:
- a CDS encoding dicarboxylate/tricarboxylate carrier, putative; protein product: MNNDIAAYDLESSSSPDMKKIKNVKNEKSIISKIKPFCIGGMSGMFATFCIQPLDMVKVRIQLNAEGKNAIKNPFIIAKNIIKNEGVFSLYKGLDAGLTRQIIYTTGRLGLFRTFSDIVKNEGEPLPFYKKCVCALAAGGIGAFLGNPADLSLIRLQADNTLPKELKRNYTGIFNAIYRISKEEGIFSLWKGSVPTIARAMSLNLGMLSTYDQSKEYLEHYLGVGMKTNLVASVISGFFAVTMSLPFDFVKTCMQKMKVDPVTNQMPYKNMLDCSYKLYKKGGISIFYASYGTYYVRIAPHAMITLVTMDYLNNLFKHI